In Holophagaceae bacterium, one DNA window encodes the following:
- the mazG gene encoding nucleoside triphosphate pyrophosphohydrolase produces MTSAPATLQALMSALRKPGTGCPWDLKQDHQTLAKYLREEAAEVLDALAAHVPGDHASETHLREELGDLWLQVVFHAQMAADRGAWDLHDVEAAIVTKLVRRHPHVFGDEAVDGPDQVLANWEVIKQEEREAKGLESERRLLEGIPASLSPMEEAMEIGQRCAAVGFEWPDMDGVLDKVVEEIAELQAESSAQRVEEEFGDVVFSLMQWARKKGVDPDRALRRQMMRFKARFEKVEDDARANGGWDQRSLEQMEAAWQAAKKSAGSSNE; encoded by the coding sequence ATGACATCAGCTCCAGCCACGCTTCAGGCTCTAATGTCCGCCCTTCGGAAACCGGGGACCGGCTGCCCTTGGGATCTCAAGCAGGATCACCAGACCTTGGCGAAGTACCTGCGGGAGGAGGCCGCGGAGGTGCTGGATGCCCTGGCAGCCCATGTTCCAGGCGATCACGCCAGCGAAACGCACTTGCGGGAAGAACTCGGCGACCTGTGGCTGCAAGTGGTCTTCCACGCGCAGATGGCCGCGGACCGCGGCGCTTGGGATCTGCATGACGTGGAAGCGGCCATCGTCACCAAACTGGTGCGGCGGCATCCCCATGTCTTCGGCGACGAGGCCGTGGATGGCCCGGACCAGGTACTGGCGAATTGGGAAGTCATCAAGCAAGAAGAACGCGAGGCCAAGGGCCTGGAATCCGAAAGGCGGCTGCTGGAGGGAATTCCTGCGAGCCTCTCTCCGATGGAAGAAGCCATGGAGATCGGCCAGCGCTGCGCGGCGGTGGGTTTCGAATGGCCGGATATGGACGGGGTGCTGGACAAGGTCGTCGAAGAAATCGCCGAGCTTCAAGCCGAGAGCAGCGCACAGCGCGTGGAGGAGGAATTCGGCGACGTGGTTTTCTCCCTGATGCAGTGGGCCCGCAAGAAAGGCGTGGATCCCGACCGTGCCCTGCGCCGGCAGATGATGCGCTTCAAGGCCCGCTTTGAAAAAGTCGAAGACGACGCCAGGGCCAACGGCGGCTGGGATCAACGCAGCCTTGAACAGATGGAAGCCGCCTGGCAGGCCGCGAAGAAGTCCGCCGGATCCAGCAATGAATGA